A stretch of the Sulfurospirillum sp. UCH001 genome encodes the following:
- a CDS encoding PilZ domain-containing protein, whose translation MEKETVSQSDKEKFLATSALFLKEFEASFVDYFVCLCSSYDKAITKEESKKIALNIYQGLFKCDYDISELREDLFIRMHEDGIMIGFLINRSMFYLIENYISFTREHGIPLQVELLIGCLSHFINLIENEVTPKVCNSTAAFDISFSDDVMFSPTNNIIDAFHQMKEEKQNIVFLNLYKGVPISSEASIVEIEGENVTFRIDKLQEIAMKLDGQAFIVKNNYFNKHLKADIVYNNFQANTVILTNFIYLLNMPALQREFIRVHPDIVAKVFLHQFGNLQTSGRLYDLSMNGLGVVSNDNNGIFVGAKVLVEFELNSASVATEGDRRIEVQGEVINVIEYKDSYRYCMRIFPNREMSQKILHYITQREHEILEDLKNELKEYIV comes from the coding sequence ATGGAAAAAGAGACTGTTTCCCAAAGTGACAAAGAGAAATTTTTGGCCACATCTGCGCTTTTTTTAAAAGAGTTTGAGGCATCTTTTGTAGATTACTTTGTTTGCTTGTGCTCAAGCTATGATAAAGCAATTACAAAAGAGGAGTCAAAAAAGATAGCTTTGAACATCTATCAGGGACTTTTCAAATGTGATTATGATATCAGTGAGCTAAGAGAAGATCTTTTCATTCGAATGCATGAAGATGGCATTATGATAGGTTTTCTTATCAATCGCAGTATGTTTTATCTTATTGAGAACTATATCTCTTTTACACGTGAGCATGGTATTCCCCTACAAGTAGAACTTTTAATTGGTTGTCTAAGCCATTTTATTAATCTTATTGAAAATGAAGTAACGCCAAAAGTATGTAATTCTACTGCTGCGTTTGATATTAGTTTTAGTGATGATGTGATGTTTTCACCTACAAACAATATTATTGATGCATTTCATCAAATGAAAGAAGAGAAACAAAATATTGTGTTTCTTAATCTTTATAAGGGCGTGCCGATCAGTTCTGAGGCAAGCATTGTTGAGATTGAGGGCGAGAATGTGACATTTCGTATTGATAAATTACAAGAAATTGCAATGAAGCTTGATGGTCAAGCCTTTATCGTTAAAAATAACTATTTCAATAAACATCTCAAAGCTGACATTGTTTACAACAATTTTCAAGCCAATACAGTCATTCTTACGAATTTTATCTATCTTCTCAATATGCCAGCACTTCAAAGAGAATTTATTCGTGTGCATCCTGATATTGTTGCAAAAGTCTTTTTACATCAATTTGGAAATCTTCAAACGAGCGGAAGACTTTATGATCTCTCTATGAATGGTTTAGGTGTTGTAAGTAATGATAATAATGGCATTTTTGTTGGCGCTAAAGTGCTTGTTGAGTTTGAACTCAATAGTGCTTCTGTTGCAACAGAAGGCGATAGAAGAATTGAAGTACAAGGCGAAGTGATTAATGTTATAGAGTATAAAGACTCATACCGTTATTGTATGCGTATCTTTCCTAATCGAGAGATGAGCCAAAAGATACTTCACTATATCACACAACGAGAACATGAAATTTTAGAAGATTTAAAGAATGAATTGAAAGAGTATATAGTGTAA
- a CDS encoding amino acid ABC transporter permease (The N-terminal region of this protein, as described by TIGR01726, is a three transmembrane segment that identifies a subfamily of ABC transporter permease subunits, which specificities that include histidine, arginine, glutamine, glutamate, L-cystine (sic), the opines (in Agrobacterium) octopine and nopaline, etc.) has protein sequence MAKGKQNLLHNKAFGHVVAVAFYVAVGYLLFMAASNMNYIWKWTSVPKYFAYEKTDTVSSPLDGTVRVRGTKVIIQGQEDSKEIEIEKGYVLQVKDGDNVYANDTLAQITSMQIGPLLEGLIVTLEISGLAAILAFSIGSLLAFMRISNFQFLKDIATVYIAIIRGTPLLVQIFIFYFIIATIFELERFLAGAISLGLFFGAYIAEVLRGAIQSIDKGQYEAAKSLGMNYTQTMVYIIMPQALKRALPTLVGEMIALVKDSSLVSVISITDLTKVGREIVANTFSPFETWLIIAAVYFSITFLLSVLGHKIETKMKQQGGM, from the coding sequence GTGGCTAAAGGAAAACAAAATCTTTTGCACAATAAAGCATTCGGTCACGTAGTGGCCGTTGCTTTCTATGTTGCTGTTGGGTACCTACTCTTTATGGCTGCCTCCAATATGAATTACATTTGGAAGTGGACCAGTGTTCCAAAATATTTTGCTTATGAAAAAACGGACACTGTCTCTTCACCATTAGATGGTACTGTTAGAGTTCGCGGTACAAAAGTTATTATTCAAGGGCAAGAAGACAGTAAAGAAATCGAGATTGAAAAAGGTTATGTACTTCAGGTCAAAGATGGTGATAATGTCTATGCAAATGACACTTTGGCACAGATTACCTCTATGCAAATAGGACCTTTACTCGAAGGATTAATCGTTACACTTGAGATATCAGGTTTAGCAGCAATTTTAGCTTTCTCTATAGGCTCTTTGCTTGCATTTATGCGTATTTCCAATTTCCAGTTCTTAAAAGATATTGCAACTGTTTATATTGCTATTATCAGGGGAACACCTCTTCTGGTTCAAATTTTTATTTTCTATTTTATTATTGCTACCATTTTTGAATTAGAACGCTTTTTAGCAGGCGCTATATCGTTGGGGCTCTTTTTTGGAGCTTATATCGCAGAAGTTTTACGTGGAGCTATCCAGTCTATTGATAAAGGTCAGTACGAAGCAGCGAAATCTCTTGGTATGAACTATACTCAAACAATGGTATATATTATTATGCCTCAAGCACTTAAGCGCGCACTTCCGACACTTGTTGGTGAGATGATCGCACTTGTCAAAGACTCTTCGTTAGTCTCTGTCATTTCTATTACAGATTTAACTAAAGTAGGTCGAGAAATCGTTGCAAATACCTTTTCACCTTTTGAAACATGGCTTATTATTGCAGCAGTCTATTTTTCGATTACATTCTTACTCTCAGTACTTGGACATAAAATCGAAACAAAAATGAAACAACAAGGTGGTATGTAG
- a CDS encoding transporter substrate-binding domain-containing protein, with translation MKKLLAALLVMLGINAMADDINLWQKSTLNSIVQKGVLTVGLEPGYMPFEMKDKQGNIIGFDVDMANEMAKAMGVKLQLVPTAWDGIIAGLLTGKYDIIMSGMTITQERNLKINFADPYISVGQTILAPKKHAGKKWSDLDKPEYTIVTKIGVTGEIATRKMFKKAKIRTFETEADAAQEVLNGNADGLVYDKPYNAIFFAEKGKDKLVHIDEELTYEPLGFAIRKGDPDFLNWLNNFLNQTKHDGTYKKIYDRWFTDTSWQKKVM, from the coding sequence ATGAAAAAACTGTTAGCAGCATTACTCGTAATGCTAGGCATCAATGCTATGGCTGATGATATCAACCTATGGCAAAAATCAACCTTGAATAGCATCGTGCAAAAAGGTGTTTTAACTGTAGGACTAGAGCCTGGTTATATGCCTTTTGAGATGAAAGACAAACAAGGTAACATCATCGGGTTTGATGTTGATATGGCAAATGAAATGGCAAAAGCAATGGGCGTTAAGCTACAGCTTGTACCAACGGCTTGGGATGGCATTATTGCAGGTCTTTTAACAGGCAAATATGACATTATTATGTCTGGTATGACCATTACACAAGAGAGAAATCTCAAAATCAACTTTGCTGATCCTTACATCAGTGTTGGACAAACCATTCTTGCACCTAAAAAACATGCGGGCAAAAAATGGAGTGATTTGGATAAACCAGAATACACTATCGTTACAAAAATTGGTGTAACCGGTGAAATTGCAACACGTAAAATGTTTAAAAAAGCTAAAATTAGAACATTTGAAACTGAAGCAGATGCAGCACAAGAAGTACTTAACGGTAATGCAGATGGTTTAGTATATGACAAACCATACAATGCTATTTTCTTTGCTGAAAAAGGTAAAGACAAGCTTGTACACATTGACGAAGAACTCACTTATGAACCTCTAGGTTTTGCTATTCGTAAAGGTGATCCAGATTTCCTTAACTGGCTCAATAACTTCTTGAATCAAACAAAACATGATGGCACATACAAAAAAATCTATGACAGATGGTTCACAGATACTTCTTGGCAAAAAAAGGTAATGTAA
- a CDS encoding amino acid ABC transporter ATP-binding protein, with amino-acid sequence MSQAIVHMENVDKYYGTFHVLKNINFSVTEGEIVVICGPSGSGKSTLIRCINKLEEIDNGEIIIDGYNLYDKKTNINQVRAETGMVFQHFNLFPHLTILENITIAQRKVKGMSKHDANEAALKLLERVGLVHKAEGYPNELSGGQKQRVAIARTLAMKPKIILFDEPTSALDPEMIGGVLDVMRELAHENFTIVCVTHEMGFAKEVCDRIVFMDEGVIIEEATPEAFFANPKTERAQKFLQEILTH; translated from the coding sequence ATGAGTCAAGCTATCGTTCACATGGAAAATGTCGATAAATATTACGGCACGTTTCATGTTCTTAAAAATATTAATTTTTCTGTTACCGAAGGTGAAATTGTTGTCATCTGTGGACCTAGTGGTAGCGGAAAATCAACTCTTATTCGCTGCATCAATAAACTTGAAGAAATTGACAATGGTGAAATCATCATTGATGGATACAATCTTTATGATAAAAAAACGAATATTAACCAAGTACGTGCCGAAACAGGTATGGTTTTTCAACACTTCAATCTTTTTCCTCACCTTACAATTCTAGAGAACATCACCATTGCACAACGAAAAGTCAAAGGTATGAGTAAACACGATGCTAATGAAGCAGCACTTAAACTGTTAGAGCGCGTAGGGCTTGTGCATAAAGCAGAAGGCTATCCTAATGAACTCAGTGGTGGTCAAAAACAGCGTGTCGCTATTGCTAGAACATTAGCGATGAAACCTAAAATCATTTTATTTGATGAGCCAACAAGTGCCCTTGATCCTGAAATGATCGGTGGTGTTTTGGATGTTATGCGTGAACTAGCTCACGAGAACTTTACCATCGTTTGTGTTACACATGAGATGGGCTTTGCCAAAGAAGTTTGTGATCGTATTGTTTTTATGGATGAAGGTGTCATTATAGAAGAAGCAACCCCTGAAGCATTTTTTGCTAATCCAAAAACTGAACGTGCTCAAAAATTTTTACAAGAAATATTAACACACTAA
- a CDS encoding c-type cytochrome produces the protein MVRNIRISLLSVLLLSSFLNAQGNGEALFKQCAGCHGADGHNKAFGKSGIIAGQSVEELMESLKFYKESEFKTHSTSLVMSKQVKNMNMQDIIDVATYISKLKK, from the coding sequence ATGGTGCGAAACATTAGAATTTCCCTTCTCTCAGTTCTCCTTCTCTCTTCTTTTTTAAACGCTCAAGGTAATGGTGAAGCCCTATTTAAACAATGTGCGGGTTGCCACGGAGCCGATGGACATAATAAAGCTTTTGGCAAAAGTGGTATTATCGCTGGACAAAGTGTTGAAGAACTCATGGAAAGTCTAAAATTTTACAAAGAAAGTGAATTTAAAACACATAGTACATCACTTGTTATGTCTAAGCAAGTCAAAAATATGAATATGCAAGATATTATTGATGTTGCAACGTATATCTCAAAATTAAAAAAATAA
- a CDS encoding DMT family transporter codes for MISHKLRELGADFLLLMVAVAWGSTFFVVQAAVNETPVYTFLFWRFCLAGLLMALISFKQLRYLNLQVLKAGALLGLFMFLGYAFQTFALTYTYSSTVGFITGLSVIVVPFVTYLIFKQKASMFSTLGAIVASVGLYFLTLNNELGFSLGEFYAFICAMMFALHIVFTGHLSRQHNVYLLVTIQFFMVGICSLVGGLVMEGSIIPPRTDMLFMNAIAITVIFATIFAFWVQTAMQRFTTAAKTAIIFTMEPVSAGIFGYFFANELLTFPQMCGAVMILCGMLIAELGSYFMEQYRRRKNAV; via the coding sequence TTGATTAGTCATAAATTAAGAGAATTGGGTGCAGATTTTTTACTTTTGATGGTTGCTGTGGCATGGGGCAGTACTTTTTTTGTGGTGCAAGCTGCGGTGAATGAAACACCTGTGTATACGTTTTTATTTTGGAGATTTTGTTTAGCAGGCCTTTTGATGGCTCTCATTTCATTTAAACAACTTCGTTATCTTAATCTTCAGGTTTTAAAAGCAGGCGCTCTTTTAGGTCTTTTTATGTTTTTAGGGTATGCTTTTCAAACGTTTGCATTGACATATACGTACTCTTCAACTGTTGGCTTTATCACAGGACTTAGTGTTATTGTTGTTCCTTTTGTGACTTATCTTATTTTTAAACAAAAAGCATCAATGTTTTCAACGCTTGGTGCTATCGTCGCTTCTGTAGGACTTTACTTCTTAACGCTCAATAATGAGTTAGGTTTCTCATTAGGAGAGTTTTATGCATTTATTTGTGCAATGATGTTTGCTTTGCATATTGTATTTACAGGGCATCTCTCTAGACAACATAATGTATATCTTCTCGTAACGATTCAATTTTTTATGGTGGGGATATGTTCATTAGTGGGTGGTTTAGTGATGGAGGGTTCTATCATTCCTCCTAGAACCGACATGTTGTTTATGAATGCAATCGCGATTACAGTTATTTTTGCAACGATCTTTGCTTTTTGGGTACAAACAGCAATGCAGCGTTTTACCACAGCTGCAAAAACAGCGATTATTTTTACGATGGAGCCTGTAAGTGCAGGTATTTTTGGTTATTTTTTCGCAAATGAATTGTTAACTTTTCCACAAATGTGTGGTGCGGTAATGATTTTATGCGGTATGCTCATTGCAGAACTCGGTTCATACTTTATGGAACAATACCGCAGACGGAAAAATGCAGTCTAG
- a CDS encoding metal ABC transporter permease, translated as MIDILNFDFMQNALLASLLVSVICGVIGTLTVINRMVFIAGGIAHGSYGGIGLALYFGIAPMLGASLFSLFLGAIIAYITHQNNARLDALIGVLWAFGMALGIIMTDLTPGYNVDLMSYLFGAILSVTQEDIYGMSTVLVAVLAFAIIFYKQLLAMSFDAQFAKLRGINVTLLYFALVLMVALGVVIIIRAVGLILVIALLTIPPYIAEKFTNSVGGMMVVSSLLSALFCIVGLYLSYSFNLSGGASIILVATTTFFAQLLYSKYIKS; from the coding sequence ATGATCGATATATTAAACTTTGATTTTATGCAAAACGCACTTTTAGCTTCACTTTTAGTCAGTGTTATTTGCGGTGTGATTGGAACATTAACCGTTATTAACCGCATGGTTTTTATTGCAGGTGGTATTGCCCATGGTTCATACGGTGGTATTGGGTTAGCCCTCTATTTTGGCATTGCACCAATGCTTGGCGCTTCACTGTTCTCACTGTTTTTAGGAGCAATCATTGCCTATATTACTCATCAAAACAATGCAAGGCTTGATGCACTCATTGGCGTATTATGGGCATTTGGTATGGCACTGGGTATCATTATGACAGATCTTACGCCTGGCTATAATGTCGATCTTATGAGTTATCTTTTTGGTGCCATTTTATCAGTAACACAAGAAGACATTTACGGTATGAGTACCGTGCTTGTTGCAGTCCTTGCCTTTGCAATCATCTTTTACAAGCAGCTTTTAGCGATGAGCTTTGATGCGCAATTTGCTAAACTTCGTGGCATTAACGTTACACTGCTCTATTTTGCATTAGTGTTGATGGTCGCACTTGGAGTTGTCATTATTATTCGTGCAGTTGGACTGATCTTAGTTATTGCATTACTTACTATTCCACCGTATATTGCAGAAAAGTTTACCAATTCTGTAGGAGGGATGATGGTTGTTTCATCGCTTCTTTCAGCTCTATTCTGTATCGTAGGATTATATCTCTCTTATAGCTTTAACCTTAGCGGAGGAGCTTCCATCATTTTAGTTGCTACAACAACCTTTTTTGCACAACTGCTTTATAGTAAATACATCAAATCCTAG
- a CDS encoding metal ABC transporter ATP-binding protein, which yields MQNDIQINHLYFSYDGATVLEDINLSYNKNEFLAIIGPNGGGKSTLLKMMIGLLEPERGEVLLFGEKPLQVSHEIAYVPQDTIANKDFPIKVMDVVLMGRLSKSKAFATYSKEDREIALRMLERVGMKGFENQKINTLSGGQRQRVFIARALACEAKIMFLDEPTASIDTAGQIDMFKLLKSLNETVGIVIISHDINVALNYATKVVHVNRTLFMHDVPKSQNFRVFENQNEHVCPVELISATRCNHTHKERA from the coding sequence ATGCAAAACGACATTCAAATCAATCACCTCTATTTTAGTTATGATGGCGCTACTGTCTTAGAGGATATTAACCTTTCATATAACAAAAATGAATTTTTAGCCATTATTGGACCCAATGGTGGTGGTAAAAGTACATTGCTGAAGATGATGATAGGCTTGTTGGAACCAGAACGTGGCGAAGTGTTACTTTTTGGTGAAAAACCTTTACAGGTTAGTCATGAAATCGCGTATGTTCCTCAAGATACTATTGCCAATAAAGACTTCCCCATCAAAGTGATGGATGTTGTTCTTATGGGCAGACTCTCTAAATCAAAAGCCTTTGCAACGTATTCTAAAGAAGACCGAGAAATAGCACTTCGTATGCTTGAGAGAGTCGGAATGAAAGGCTTTGAAAATCAAAAAATCAATACGCTTTCTGGCGGACAACGTCAGCGCGTTTTCATTGCCCGCGCTCTTGCGTGTGAAGCAAAAATCATGTTTCTTGATGAACCAACCGCAAGTATCGACACGGCAGGTCAAATCGATATGTTTAAGCTCCTAAAATCGCTCAATGAAACCGTAGGCATTGTCATTATCAGCCATGACATCAATGTTGCTCTCAATTACGCCACCAAAGTGGTGCATGTCAATCGAACACTTTTCATGCATGATGTACCAAAAAGTCAAAATTTCAGAGTTTTTGAAAATCAAAATGAACATGTTTGTCCTGTTGAACTCATCAGCGCGACACGCTGTAATCATACACATAAAGAGCGCGCATGA
- a CDS encoding metal ABC transporter solute-binding protein, Zn/Mn family: MKSFFLFFSFLFGSLLSAAPTVTVSILPQKYFVEQIAKDYVNVNVMVVPGANQHTYEPKPAQMKELAKSEAYFSIGDGFEKAWLPKFKSSNPKMLMVDTVKGIEKIAMAEHHHEDEKANSKGNVHHDHEEESLDPHVWLDPTLVKIQAKNIYEALIALYPTQTNEFTKNYEAFLVSIDALDATIQKTLSDIKSRKFIVFHPSYGYFAKRYNLEQIAIEVSGKEPKPSELATIIKEAKEENAKVIFVAPQFSQKSAVSIAKQINGKVVPIDPLAYAWSENLLSIAKTFQSELK, encoded by the coding sequence ATGAAATCTTTTTTCCTCTTTTTCTCTTTTCTTTTTGGTTCACTTTTAAGTGCTGCTCCAACGGTGACCGTCAGCATTCTTCCTCAAAAATACTTTGTTGAACAAATTGCAAAAGATTATGTCAATGTTAATGTCATGGTAGTTCCTGGGGCTAATCAACACACCTATGAGCCAAAACCTGCTCAAATGAAAGAGCTCGCCAAATCAGAGGCTTATTTTAGTATTGGTGATGGCTTTGAAAAAGCATGGCTTCCAAAATTTAAAAGTAGTAATCCAAAAATGCTCATGGTCGATACCGTCAAAGGTATAGAAAAAATAGCAATGGCAGAGCACCATCACGAAGATGAAAAAGCAAATTCAAAAGGAAATGTGCATCATGACCATGAAGAAGAGAGTCTTGACCCCCATGTTTGGCTTGATCCTACGTTAGTAAAAATTCAAGCTAAAAATATTTATGAAGCACTAATAGCGCTCTATCCAACACAAACCAATGAATTTACAAAAAATTATGAAGCGTTTCTTGTTTCCATAGATGCACTAGATGCAACCATCCAAAAAACACTGAGTGATATTAAAAGCCGTAAATTTATCGTCTTCCACCCTTCTTATGGCTATTTTGCAAAACGTTATAACCTAGAGCAAATTGCTATTGAAGTGAGTGGTAAAGAACCAAAGCCAAGTGAACTTGCTACTATCATCAAAGAGGCAAAAGAAGAGAATGCTAAAGTGATTTTTGTCGCTCCTCAGTTCTCACAAAAAAGCGCCGTGAGTATTGCAAAACAAATCAATGGAAAAGTTGTTCCTATTGATCCCCTTGCTTACGCTTGGAGTGAAAATCTTTTAAGTATCGCCAAAACCTTTCAATCAGAACTAAAATGA
- a CDS encoding Fur family transcriptional regulator yields the protein MSEQIKTLFQEHDIKFTAARSSILEVLKEAHHPLNYEQIKEKMNVIMDKATFYRNIAMFEEAGIVHKFESDDRKWYFELSSTTHAHFICEHCHQITCMDVDLGKVEGEVKSIVLKGTCKECHV from the coding sequence ATGAGTGAACAGATTAAAACATTGTTTCAAGAACATGACATCAAGTTTACAGCCGCGCGTTCCTCTATTTTAGAGGTATTAAAAGAAGCGCATCATCCCCTTAATTATGAACAAATCAAAGAAAAAATGAACGTTATAATGGATAAAGCGACGTTCTACCGAAACATTGCTATGTTTGAGGAAGCAGGAATTGTACATAAGTTTGAAAGCGATGATCGTAAATGGTATTTTGAACTCTCCAGTACAACACATGCCCATTTTATTTGTGAACATTGCCATCAAATTACCTGTATGGATGTTGATTTGGGAAAAGTCGAGGGAGAAGTAAAGAGTATTGTACTTAAAGGAACTTGCAAGGAGTGCCACGTATGA
- the nfo gene encoding deoxyribonuclease IV, giving the protein MKFVGAHVSASGGVFNAPINATKIGAKAFALFTKNQRQWEGKSLTLEEIDRFKRELEIAQILPKHVLPHDSYLINLGHPEPEAREKSLNAFIDEVKRCEMLGLDKLNFHPGSHLKQISEEGCLELISASMNEVLRQTKGVTLVVENTAGQGSNLGYKMEHLSYLMSNSIDKERVGVCIDTCHLFTSGYDIRTEETYRQTMEKFATIVGFKYLKGMHLNDSKPDLGARVDRHDSLGKGKLGIEPFQFIMNDERMNDIPLVLETIDESIWAEEIALLYSLVK; this is encoded by the coding sequence ATGAAATTTGTTGGAGCACACGTGAGTGCAAGTGGTGGAGTATTTAATGCTCCTATTAATGCCACAAAAATTGGAGCAAAAGCATTTGCACTTTTTACAAAAAATCAACGTCAATGGGAAGGAAAATCTTTAACACTAGAAGAAATTGATAGGTTTAAACGTGAATTAGAGATTGCGCAGATTTTACCCAAGCATGTTCTACCTCACGATAGTTACCTGATCAATCTCGGTCATCCAGAACCTGAAGCACGTGAAAAATCACTCAATGCGTTTATCGATGAAGTAAAACGTTGTGAAATGTTAGGCTTAGATAAGCTCAATTTTCATCCTGGAAGTCATCTTAAGCAAATAAGCGAAGAAGGATGTTTAGAGCTCATTAGTGCTTCGATGAATGAAGTGTTGCGTCAAACAAAAGGTGTGACATTAGTTGTTGAGAATACAGCAGGGCAAGGAAGCAATCTTGGTTACAAAATGGAACATTTAAGCTACCTCATGTCTAATTCGATTGATAAAGAACGGGTAGGGGTTTGCATCGATACCTGCCATCTATTTACTTCTGGTTACGATATACGAACAGAAGAAACTTATAGGCAAACGATGGAAAAATTTGCTACAATCGTCGGATTTAAGTATCTTAAAGGCATGCATTTGAATGATTCTAAGCCTGATTTGGGCGCTCGTGTTGATAGGCATGATTCTCTTGGTAAAGGAAAACTAGGAATTGAGCCATTTCAATTTATCATGAATGACGAACGCATGAATGACATCCCTTTAGTACTTGAAACAATCGATGAGTCGATATGGGCAGAAGAAATTGCACTGCTTTATAGTCTTGTCAAATAA
- a CDS encoding OmpP1/FadL family transporter, giving the protein MKQTVRVVTLLSLSAATLLASGYRIPEQSLNSVALSAAYVAGANGADASYYNPANMSFMAQGAYTEMALTYINLPKVKYTDAQNNALSGDSKEENFLMPNLHYVSPMVGNWRYGLSITAPAGLSKRWDEAFAKATAEEFTLKVIEVNPTVSYLVNDQLSLGFGLRGVYTDGVVKSNANGLGTNAVRDLTGDSIDFGYNLAFSYKPIKDLTFAATYRSKIDLTVEGDATLVHPLIAGGYNGGASVTIPLPASLALATAYTYDKTTVEFVFERTYWSSYKDLDFDYDRALAGFDSPIAKNWKDSNAYRIGLSHQCTDNLKMMLGFAIDKSPVPTNTLGFELPDSDAKLYSIGFEYKVTQNLKMGLAYLYDDKEDRTVANRSGSNTTAPYGTFSDSGAHLLTASFKYKF; this is encoded by the coding sequence ATGAAACAAACAGTAAGAGTAGTCACGTTATTAAGTCTTAGTGCGGCGACACTTTTAGCTTCAGGGTATCGCATTCCTGAGCAATCTCTAAACTCAGTAGCACTTAGTGCTGCTTATGTCGCTGGTGCAAATGGTGCAGATGCCAGTTATTATAACCCCGCAAATATGTCTTTTATGGCACAAGGTGCTTATACAGAAATGGCATTAACATATATTAATTTGCCAAAAGTAAAATACACAGATGCGCAAAATAATGCGTTGAGTGGCGACTCTAAAGAAGAAAATTTCTTAATGCCAAACTTACATTATGTCTCTCCAATGGTAGGAAACTGGCGTTATGGTCTATCCATCACAGCTCCTGCAGGTCTTTCAAAACGTTGGGATGAAGCTTTTGCAAAAGCAACAGCTGAAGAATTTACACTCAAAGTCATTGAAGTCAATCCAACGGTCAGTTATCTTGTAAATGATCAATTATCTTTAGGTTTTGGATTACGTGGTGTTTACACAGATGGTGTAGTAAAAAGTAATGCTAATGGTTTAGGTACCAATGCAGTACGAGATTTAACAGGAGATTCGATTGATTTTGGTTATAACCTAGCATTTAGTTATAAGCCTATCAAAGATCTAACATTTGCAGCTACCTATCGTTCAAAAATAGATTTGACGGTTGAAGGCGATGCAACATTGGTGCATCCATTAATTGCTGGTGGCTATAATGGCGGTGCATCTGTTACAATCCCTCTCCCTGCTTCTTTAGCGTTAGCTACAGCATATACGTATGATAAAACAACCGTTGAGTTTGTTTTTGAGCGAACCTATTGGTCATCATATAAAGATTTAGATTTTGATTACGATAGAGCTTTAGCAGGGTTTGATAGTCCAATAGCAAAAAATTGGAAAGATTCTAATGCGTATCGTATTGGTTTAAGTCACCAATGTACTGATAATCTTAAAATGATGTTAGGTTTCGCTATTGATAAATCACCTGTACCTACAAATACTCTTGGATTTGAACTTCCTGATTCAGATGCCAAATTGTACTCCATTGGTTTTGAGTATAAAGTGACTCAAAATCTAAAAATGGGTCTAGCGTATTTATATGATGATAAAGAAGATAGAACAGTTGCAAATAGATCTGGTAGCAATACGACAGCACCTTATGGAACGTTTAGTGATTCAGGGGCTCATCTTTTAACAGCTTCATTTAAATATAAGTTTTAA